GACCTGGGTATAGGCTCCCCAATGATAGTTAGCTTGATCAGCAGTATAAGCCCcttgacctgttaacaggtctaaAGTCCAATCTCTCTGTTCCGGGGTCAAGGCAGTAGCGTTGACCCGGGCTTGTGCTTGTGCGGCCTCATACCACAGTGCTTTCCATTCTatatattggcccatattagggAGGGCGGCTTTTGCAATCATTTGCCAATCGGCTGGTGTTAATGCTGAATTGGCAAGTCTATCAAGCTGTACTAGGGTAAAATTAGCATTGGTCCCATACTTGCGAACAGATTCGGCCAGTTCCTTAAGCTGGTTGAAATCTACTGGCACATGAATTcgccctccattttctgtttcaaaaacagggaatacagtcctgatctttctcctcaccttttctggTACAAGCGAGTAACCTGATGGAGGATGCGCCTCATAAGGCGGAGGTGCAGAGGGCACCGTCTTTTGAGGAGGAATTctaggtaattttttatatttcttgttatcatctgggtgatatctctctgcctcatatctagctgcttcttcatctaactcagcctcctcctccgagTTAAGAGTATCCTTACCAGAGGTGTCATCATCACTGGAGCTTTCCGAACTGTCGAGGGtcagtgcctccagctccaaagaggggtagagcccaccctttctctccttacgagggatactggactccatcgggggtatctctcctgtcttaggaGGGTGCCTATCCTTCTTTTTTGGGACGTCCTTTTTCTTGCGCGCGCCCAACCTCTCACTCCATtcggtttctgacatgctgtcctgaactccctcgagagtaacctgcccttcacttactgcttccttatagttttcatctcctaaacagtttttaacaactagaacaaggaccatgaaaatcacagtgaagatcaggccataaatttcaggggcagacatacctctccgaatgtacctccctgcagttctgaatcctcctctGAATCGAGGGGTCCTCTGAGGTGCTGACGATGACGAGGTCGAGatctcccgggtttcggcaccagatggcccgcgcaacctcccgccagcaggaacgacgcggcacacacaggatccttctgcagtaaagcttttatgcgtcttgagagggagagcataagcttacagatgaagaggaccccgagggggcaaaatcccagcccttatataggaaactgctccccgcctaggacgtggcacccaatggttggctgtagcccgttggccggtattgtgtcacaggtgaggcagtgcactagcacacgcgcaaaccatttgtcagttggtcgaacggatgtcagcgccatcttgcaacggtgaatgtgagggcggctcctcacagCTTAGTGTTCTGCATGTAACTTTGTATTTTGCCGAATAGATCTACTCATCAATCACTGATCAGGAAATTTGGTAATGTGAACATTGTGGTTGGACTAGCTGGTACAGGAATGAATGTCATGCATACACCTTGGGTACATCCAAAATCATTCTGAAATATAGATAGGTACTTAGTGATGTGACCACAGCTCAATGATTCAGATTAGTGAATTAAAGCATGCACAAGTATTATAAAACCACACAGAGAACAGGAGTGGAGGAAGATACACTATAGTGACTAGTGAAAGAAACCAGGAACTACTACTAAACAAGGAACTACTTGCTTGCTCACTATGACTGTTAACATCTACAAACAGAGAAAACCATGATCAATTGCATTCACATTTAATGGATTTGCAAATGTCTTTGAACTTCATGTGAGAGTGGCTGAGTCTAGTTCATGTGCTATTTTAGCTCAGTTCTATACATAGTGTCTGGAATCTAGATTACTATTTCTTAAGCACGGAAGATAGAAATGAATGACTGTACCATAGATAGCTCAAATCTTTTGAACATTGCGTAGATAGATTGCATCAATCTTGACACTGTCACTAGATTAAGAGTTAGTAGTAATGCAGACCACAACAAGGGATGAGGAGGGATGAATAATTAAATCAAACTCACCTTtgaatttcttaatttttcaaCACCTACTCATGGAGCACGTACTTTAGTCAACagtaacaaaataaagaacaaggAAATGTCATTTTGTTCTTGGGAAGTCTTTAATCAACTGAGTATTTTGACAGTATATAATGGGGAATAGGAGAAAGAAACATCTCAACTATGAGTTGTAAACAGTATGGGGATGCAGGGAATAATCACCCTCTCTTCTTGCTGAAAGAGTTTCATGCACACTGTGTTTGTTGAAACCATATTGGGAGAAAGCCATACACTTTGTATATGCATTGGCAATGGCTGCCTTGAGCAAATATATTAAAGTTCAAGGTGTGCCTTAACTCTATGGCTCATATAATATAAGATGGTTTTTCCACTGTAATTTCTGGAAAATATTCCAGTTCTTTCTGCAAAtcaaacaaagtagaaaaagagGTAGAAAACAATCTAGAACGTAGGAATGCTAGAACTGGATACCATTTTAAATTAGTTGATACTTAACCAAAGTATGAAGGCTGAAATATCAGCTATGTTAAGACAAAAAGAACATTATTGAGGAAGCAATATTTTGAGATTGGTCAATGAGAGTGGTCGGGAATTCTGAAGTCCTCAAGCATGTCATGTGTTAACTGTGTAGCTTGATCAAGTGGACGGAAGTATTGCTCTGAGATGGGGTTGTAAATGCTAGAAGCTGCGATAGCTAGcaggtctctctgtttctgtcacaTACACCTCTGGTGATAAGTTAAAATTCAACTTAAGTGCAATGTGCTCACGCACCTCACAGCCTATCAAGAAAGACGTTTGGATTCTGAGTATGTGTGAATCCAAATACATATAGCTAATATACCGATAGCAAAAAAAACAGGATCTTCTCCAAACATAGGGTTAAAGCTAGCACAAAAAATATTTGTGAAGAAATAAGCCTACATTTATGCTGAATTCGAAGTGATTACaaagatgtttattttaattattattttgagtgGCAGAACTGGTAAAATGCTAACAAATTCAATGCACCATGTACCACATGAAGCACAGAGTGTATTTCTAGAAAATGATGATGGTTTTCTAAACTAGTCAAAAAGGGGAGGGTTATTTTAGCCCTAATGCACTCCACTATATCAAGTTGTTTGCTtgaattatttatatgtgtattgcAATTTTTAAACTGGGCGCATTAGAGACACTTAAGCCAGTAAGAAGTTAAAGACTTTGTAGGTCATTCAAGGAGAATGTTAACTAGGGCAAACAGCAAAGACTGTGGGAAATATGTACAGTCTACTTCACAAATCACAGGGACTAGGTTGTCACACAGACCTGGATACAAAGATGAatttacatactttaaaactGAGCTCATATTTTCATTCTCATCCCTGCCTAAAACTTCAGTTTTCTTGCTTTTAACCAGGTGattatacattttcattttttattttatataatactgTATAACTTAGTGATACACCAAAAATGTAGCATACAATAATAATACAAGAAAACATGTGTGTTACTTtcactgttattttaaaataaccagaaagcctcaataattattttttaaaaaaaccaactgTAGCATTTCACTTTCTACAAAGTATTTAAACTCATTGCTTCTACCAGTATTGAAGAAAATGTCAGTGTTCTGTCATTTAAATTCCACAGGGATATtaaatttgtaattaaaaatattctcaaaaactAGGTACTATATTTGGCCCTCAATCCGACAAGCAAATTCAATGAATCACAATTTCCTAATACATTTCTATactttttcctattttaaaaataatcagttaATATTAGTCATCTTGCTATCTTGATTAATCACTATAAATATAAGCCTTTACACTAGCCTAGAAAGAATACTATTTTGAGATGggtataaataaaatgtactagACACTCCAAAGTGGCAAAATAAATTCTCAATTGGTTGTCATGTTGTGTCTTTGAGAACAAGTTTAATATAAAGGACAGCAGTTATCTATAATTAAAAATGACAAGGATGAGATTATATGTTAAAGTTGATCTGAGGTAGAACTTGGTTGATTCCTTGTTAAATCTAAgagtgaatataaataaaaatgcactTATTTTTATGCTAGTTTCCTTGAGGGTTCACAGTTTTGGAAATGGAGTTTTTCTGTCTGCTAAAATCTAAACACTGAAGTTattgacattttgaaaaaaaatggaattcttGTGTTTCATCTGAATCTGATTGTATGAtaaaattggtaaataaagaatGATTATTAGTAGGTCTTGTTTATAAGGTCTTTCTAGAGTAATAGCATAAGGGTAAATATGGATGAAAGGCACTCATCATTTTCGTGAAATATGGCATGAAATGGAGAATGCCAACAAACCTAAGTTTGTTAAAGTGTGGTGTGCTGAGATCAACATAGATCACAGGCAATAATACCTATCCTTATTTAAGAACACATGACAGCAAGTTGGAGGATAAAACCGGTCAGAAGAGCTCCAGAACAGTGGAGAAAAAGAGTCAGTTGAAACAAGAGTGATTAGATGTAATAGAAACAACAGAATTATGATACAGACAAAATAAAGTGAGGAAAGATAGAATCTTGAGAATGGCCACTTCAATTAGGTGATATTTagcaaaatgtttaaaatatgaaaagttaGCCATATGTTGGAGGCACATCCtgtaaaaagaaacattattgtAAACATGCCAGTTACGGGGAGTGCAATGCTATAGTGAGGTCAAGAAAAACAATCCATTGTTTTTCAATCACAAAGTCTTCAGCATATATACAAATCTTCTTTGTTGCCTGCTTAGAACATCATAACATCAGCACcattttacagagaaagaaaaatgacttcaaaTTATACTTTAATCGGTTAAGACAAGGTCTGAAATGGTGTCATTTGTTCTACAAggctggtttatttttctttctatttcaacTGCACACAGAAAATAGGACCATTTTATTGAGAAGTCCCATTTCATTATTTAAGTTGTATGACCGGACAGTATCATCTCCTTTATCCATGTGCAGGCCACATATAGGAATATTATACATAAACCTAGGTGATTCCTTCACTGCTCTGTTCTGCAAATTCCAACAAAGTTAATCAAAATTCCTTTGCTGACATAGAAATTCAAACCATGCAAACCCTTGTTCAATTGGAATGTTATATaccccccttctctctgcctctctctaggTATATCTATGCATGTGTCtttgtatttgtgtttctctttctctctagccTACATAAACATATAGACTTTTACAATTCagtttaaaatttgattttaattGCACAAATAAATGGCTCATTATTGAATTACCAAgcatatgtgctttgagctttaataataTTCATACCTCCATTACCTTCTCTTTGTccttatatttctcttttcttcttcatatacacaatggaagctcttttcttttaacattctCTCTTGCTCGTAGCTtctatatatgaaagaaaacatatcataatttttcctccattttgtaagttatataaattttcacaatgtgtgtatgtgtgtctgtgtctgtgcacacatgcacacacatgtgtgtatctgtgctcacatgcacactcctttgtgtgtgtgtgtgagtgtgtgtgtgtgtgtgtgtgtgtgtacgtgtgttgtgtgtatgtagggaggcagacagaaacagaggagggggagataTAAGTCATAACATTAAATTTTGATTAGATATTTATCTGTTTCTTCAGAACACCACAACCCGCATTAGCACTCGTGATACCTACAGCTTTGGAGGTTTTGCTTCCTCTTTGTATGCATTATTCTGACATCCCACAGTATTTACCACCATCTCTGCTTTCTTTGTCTGGAAAGGTTATTTCAAAAATGGCAATGGCAAATAGTGTACTCAACTCGTATTCCTCTCTGAGCAGTAGAATCACTACTTACAAAATGCAGTCATGACTCCTCTTGAGATCAGTGTCTACTGCAGCTTTAAACTCATGATTACTTTCCCATGCCATCCAGACTTGTTTGTGTTAAGAAGAGAGAGGAACCCTTTGTGCCATCCCACACATATGGTTTATTTAAGGATAGACAAGAAGCTGTGGACATCTCTCAATCACATTCTCTTTATGATGAATGAACAGATGCAGCAGCTTCTAAAATGTATAAGAAAGATTATTTCACAAAATTTATCAAGGaggcagaaaaaataaataacgCCAAAAATCTACTTGTGGTATAATAGTAACATTGGGGCTTTATCTGTGATTTGTTAGTAAACAATTTTTTCCTGATGTGATtcaaaaaataatcaagaaatcaACGGGAGAGTGCAATTTTTTTCTGTCAATATCTAAAGGTATTTGTTGGGGAACCACTGTAGATATCCTTACCTTCTTGAGAAAATACAATGGCATTATGCTTAGGGTGTGACACAGTTGGCAGAATTTCCCTTGAAAATGTTTTGCCTTTCAGCTGCAAAAGTTCCTCTAACAAACTGGATGTTAGAAGAAACTCCCAGACACCCCTGGCTATGTCTACAGCTCATTATCTACTCATTACAGGAAACCTGAAGGGAACTAGTGAAAGGCATTCAGAGGATACACTCATGTTTTATTGATTGCCAACTGAGCTCAGGCCTCTGAATTCTCACACTTTGGGATATTTTGTTAGGAAAATAAGCACAGTCGGCCCTGTTTACATGCCCTCTCCCTTCTGGTGCAATTGATTCTGGCACAGAACAAAACTGAGCATCTTCCCCAATTAGGTTCTCATGAgtcacctccacacacatgctaagGCGAGGCTTTCAATAATCCCATTGCTTATCGTCTCAGAGGACAGGCAACACAGCTTGCTAATTCAATGCCTCTTCGGATGAATGAGAAGACTGAGGTCCCAAGAAGTTAATTGGCTTGTCCATAGTATTATAACCAGTTGGTAGCAAAGCTTAGAATGGGACTTAAGTATCTATGTCttccttattattttatgtttaacaaTCCTGCATCACCTTCTTCCCATTTCTGTATCCAAATAATAGTACTttagttttaacttttttcttacaaataaacACATAGTTTGGCACATATCCAGCTAGCTGATGATAATTAGGTATATGTAGATATCAGAATGTATTAAGTGATAGTAAGTAGAAGAAATGAGAGTGTTGAGCCTCTGTCCCGACAATAAAACCAAGGATAGAAGTTTGGAGGTTTCATTCTGACAAGGAAGCACCTGGTTGAAGAAGGGGAGCCATCTTAAAGAAGTAAGAATTGATCAAGTTCTAACGGCAAATGCACATAGAGCCAAGGAAAATCTGGTCACTGTGATGGACTTTTGAGTCAGTCAACATGGATGAATACTTTTCACTTTGtgctaaatataaaattttttgaGTCTTAGTTTCTGTGTTTAGAAATGACCCACACCTATAATAAAGTAGATGGTATTTTAACAGTGATGTTTATATTAGatgatttttgtttatatatatgtggatatacacacacatatatacaaaatttatatatatatatatatatatatatatacatataaatataattccACAAGTTTTTTGTCCCAATAAAAAACTTTACTAAGAGACACTAACAAGAAAGCTTGGATTATAACAAAGTATTTAGagactttattttataatattttgatttcatttACTTTGATATATTTGTCGACCTCTGATTTTTGTGTGGTCCTCCCTTATCCCTACTCACCTTTCTTCATGTTCTAACTGTTGCAAAATaaaagatcaaaacaaaaacccaagcaaaacagaacaatgaGAAAGcataaaacacaacaacaacaacaacaaccagacaAAACATGTCCAGTCCACAATGGTCAACTACACTTGAGAATATTTTACTACATTGGTTCAAGAACCCATACACTGTCCTTGGATATTAGCTGCAAAATATTCAAGTACCTTTTAAACATTCCCACAGTAACTTCTCAAAAATGCTGACTCCTGTAttaattcataataataataaaaatgaataaggatgaaaacagagaagaaaagaacgaAAGTGAAGGGGTAAAtggtaataattaaaaaaaaaaagtttcattgtatctcagaACTTATTTCCCAAGGAAATAAACAATAACTCAGGTCTCTTTTCTGATGTACTACCATGTAACCAAATGACACTATGAAAGTCAGACTACTGGACTCCAGAGTAGTTAGTCATCCAAAGATGCTAGTTAATCTCTATGCAATAGGAATCAGTTTCATGCCCATTTGTATTTAATTTACACTATGTTCCTACTAAAATCTGGTATTCCCTGATGAAACAATAAGATTacactgaagaaaatatttcttcaaatacCACACAGTTAACATAATCCATATGTGTGAGCCTATATCACATGTGTGATTGATTGGTGCATCATAAGTGCTCCTAAGGATATGAAACATGAAAGATATCAGATTGAATGGCACTTAGGAGTTGACAGGGAATTTTATGTGCTTGGAAAACTGAAAAAGCCAGATGCACATAGAATTTCACATCTACACATGTGGACACTAATGGCAAGCAAAGTATGTTTCAGCCCAAAACTCATATTGTATTTTGGGCTCTATTTTTCTGGATCTCAGCTCATCAAAGAGATTGGAATATGACCAAAATGCCATAAAGAACTTAAaacaagaagacaaaatggcagcaaTGAAACTCACATGTGCTCACTTACTCAGAAATCATGTCTATTTCTAAATTGTTTGTTATTTTAGTAAGTGTTTAATAGTTTTTATTATGTGCTGGCAAGTGGTTCCCATTTAAGGAGGATTTTTAGCTGAGGTCATTTGATATTATCTGGAAATATTTTGTGTTACTGAATTTTGGATAAGTAGATAGAAGCCATGGGTGCTCTTACATGTCCCACAGTATACAGGCTGGCTGACTCTACTTGCATAATATAAGAAAATCATCTGGCCCCAAACCTCTGTAGATTTTCagctaaatatattaaattaagaGCTATGCAGCTCTTTAGGGAAAATGGTAGCAGTAGTGATTACATCTGAGACAGATTTTGctgcatatattcatatatatcatgACTGAGGAACATATAAGTCATGCCATGAAGAATGAATTGTCTAAATTAGGACTATAAAAAATTCCTAATGACTATGGTCTGTACACTTTTCTCAAGAAATAGAGTATCTTTGTACCCATACAAATGGTATTTTTGTCTCTCAAAAATTTTTAATACTAGATATCAAGATTGAGATTCTTCAGATAAAATTCTAGAAAGGGTCTAGTTTAGATAACATGTCAAGAACCCAAAACTACTTAAAGCAATCCTTacatttattttgattaaaaacattttaattttccttatctttaaattaatttttgaaatagtAATATAAGCAATACATTCACCctgcattttatttcttaaaaaagtaaaaaactttCTATATACCAACCCTCCCTGTCTTCTAACTGACAGATTTGTTTTCACTAATTGTTAGTGCATGCAAGAttggagagtgtgtgtggggggagtgcATGTATGTATCCTGATCAATCCAtacaatgttatttgtatgtaattTTTCAGGGCTGAAAATTCagtaacataaaatatttgacaGTGGATATTTCAATTAAGGTGCACTTTTCTAGAGAAGACCACCTATCTCCACTCTAGCTTTCCTCAGTTAACTATAAACTTTTGTAGGGCTGAACTTTATGAGCTTCCTTGCAATATCTATTGGTGTCATATTTAGTCCATGTTTGGGCATTCATGTGGGTGCTACATTATGACTGTATATTCTTATATTAAGAGAAGCTACAACAAACTCTCTTGTTATTTGTCATTTATAGTCGTGCATTTTCTtgtccacaatgttccctgagtctcAGCTAGCAATGGATTTGAAGCCTTTGACATAAGATTGACAAACTGCAAATTTAGAGACCTCTCTAATAATTTCCTCATAAAGCTATGGTGTTCCATGCATATGAGTCATTGTTCCCACCACAACTGGAAAACTTTCTTggcatgtttttggtttttctatgtTGAAAGGTAATACATCCAAGCAGAGTACATATATGCTATCATTAAAGACTAAATATTGTTAGAACAAAATTAGGAAGTTTCAAGCCTAAAAGAATCCACAGTGACAattttgttaataaataaaaagaggtttGATGCTTCATGAGAAAATTAGTCTGAGTCATCTCCAGATAGTTTCCATTGTTCAAGAAAAGAGATAGCCTCCAATGTGAAACATTGGAGTCCAAATACACTCCAGAGAATAACTTCAAAATATATCCTCTGGAAGGGTCCAATAAATCCCCAAAATGTCCATCTTTCAATGTAAAATAATGAGATGCTTAAATATCAGAAAAATTACACAATAAACCAAGAATAATAGAAAGTTCATTTGGGACCGTTCCCCAGTTATTGGAGTTCTACAAGATGTGTAAAAGtgtcaaaagaaatattttcaaaaactgAAAGGTTTAATATTGTTCTAAAGAAAGACAAGCTGTAATAGCCTATTTATGAGTaatcagaaataaattaaaattataaagaatagAAACAATGGAAAGATTataattaaaaactaagaaagcagaaataaaatattagaattcactctaatattttaataatacagTTAAACTGATTGAAGTGAAAGGAAGAGACTAGAAAACACAGCAGGGTCGACCCTCATTATCTGTGATTTAGACTGTACTAATAGTTCTAATCAAGAAGTAGTCATGACTGCATGAAGCATCACTAGATTTGAgttgaagaatttttaaatagcACTGTGTAATGACATGtttagacacatacatacacacacacacacacacacaaaccacctaAGGATCCTccaatcccccccacacacacaaacaaacacacatatgtgtgcatgtagagagGGAATGACTGTTAGAAGTGATAAACCAGTTTGATGAAGTATTATAATGCAAGGTAAATATTCAAAACCAGATATACTTCTGTAGTTCATCAGTGAACTATTCAAAATGATATTAAGGTAGAATTCTTAGtaagttgtattaaaaataaccagaactttttaaacaaaaattcaaaaccacaagagactttttaaataatgtaatataaaaGAGAATAGCAAAGCAGCCATTATTCATAGATTAGAGAATATTAGAGTTGGATGGAAATTTGAAAGCAAAGTTTATCATCTGTGAAATTTCTGTAAATCATGATGATTTTGTTTGAGAAGTTAAGAAACTGATCCTAAATTCAATATGACTGCTTAAATGATAGTGAGTTGCCAAATTAATCTTGTTtggttatttccaattttctgaatttACTACAAATTTATAACCTGAAAGACTATTTATGAGCagatttcaaaaaatatatagaactcaatagaataaaattgaaaaaaagaaatgaaacctcACAATTCATTAAATCGTTTCCTTAGGGGATACCAAAATGATTAAATGGGAACATCAGAATGAATCAACTGGAGTCTTGAGAGAACAATAATTAGACATTTCTCATTGAATACTAaattaattttcaatttaaaacCTACATCTAGAAGTCTCTTATAattacagtttgtttgttttttttttttttaactttgagttAGGTAAAGCCTTTTCCTATATGGTAACATAGATGTGTGCACAATTAAAGATAATCagggagctggcaagatggctcaatgggaaaTGGCACCTATGCCCAATCCTGCTGACATGAATTTAATCCATGGAGCCCTgttggtggaaagaaagaaatgattccCATGAACTGTCATCTAACTTTTGCATGAGCGGCATTCCATTGCATATGCAAGTGTGCACATATGCTTAGGAATAAAATAATTACAGTTTTAAACAAAAATACCCTCATTACATCAAATTTGTTTTAAGGGCTATCATCTGGAAGAAAAAGGCAATACagagagtagaaaaaaattataacttaTATAAGTGATAAATGTAATTTATGACTCATATATTTTAACTTCATAAAAAGGATAACTGCACAATGATCATACAAATAGCCATATATTCCATCATGCAACTGACTGAAGAACATGGCAAATTATTTTCCACTTACTGATAGAATTggccatcagaaaaatgcaaattaaaatcacaaTGACTCACAACTTCCCACAAGTTAAGGAAAATGCTAGTAATTGTTGGCAATGAGGAAAAATTGGGATCCTTGAACAGCACTATGTTCACATAAAACGCTATAGCTGCCTTGCAAATCCATCTGTCAGAATTTCAACATTACCCACAGATTTTCCATATGCCCCAACAATTCCTCTCATGTGTATACACCAATAGAAATAAAAGTGTTTGCTCACACAATACATGCACATGGATGTTCATAGCAACAACATCATAAGTAAATATCCTACAATAGAAACTTTCCAAGTACCTTAAGATGACAAATGGATAGAGTAAATGTTGTCATTTAATACATTCATATG
Above is a window of Arvicanthis niloticus isolate mArvNil1 chromosome 18, mArvNil1.pat.X, whole genome shotgun sequence DNA encoding:
- the LOC143434962 gene encoding uncharacterized protein LOC143434962 isoform X2, yielding MLSLSRRIKALLQKDPVCAASFLLAGGCAGHLVPKPGRSRPRHRQHLRGPLDSEEDSELQGGTFGEEDENPFWVPERLTRKIFEHEKPMLPKSTVDHHDEDVDKPEDGNRDTMVGDYDNLPNSHAGDQ